ATCATGTCGTCGCCCAACGCTTTGCCCTCGCGCTGGCGCATCTTGTTCAGAGATTCGACCGCATGCTTGACGCCATCAACCAGCTTGGCCACTTCCTCTTTCGACAGCGCCGCTGCCGCCGCCACATTGAACAGCTCCGGCAAACCGGTGAAATCGGCAAGACTGATCTCGCCGGCCAACTTGAATTTCTTCTTGAGGTCGGCGAACATCTTATAATAGAGGGCGGCGTTCTCTTCGTTGAGAATCAACGTCTGCGGCGAAACGTTGTTGTCCTCCATCGTAACCAGCACCGACAACTTGCCGCGTGACACCATTCCGGTAATCGCCTCGCGCAAGTCGCTTTCATATTCCGCAAAGACGCGCGGCAGGCGCAGGGACAATTCGAGGAACCGATTGTTGACCGAGGTGATCTCGATCGACACCTTCTTCTTGTTAACGCTGACCGCGGCTTTACCGTAGCCGGTCATGCTTCTGATCATACTTGCCCTCGTGCTAAATTCAAGTTTGGCAAAGAACACCCCCAAGTTGCCGGTGTCAACGGAAAAGTGTCCTTGTTGACTTTGGCGCCGGCAGAACTTAGCTTCGACAACTGCATGATTCCCAAGAGCGCCATCATCACCTATTTCCTTGCGCGCGAACTGGATCGGGCTGTCGCGGGCGCGCTTCTGCATAAAGTCGAATACAACAAGCGCGGCAAGACATTTCGTTTCCTTTTTGCCTCGACGCCGAAGCTGCATCTGCTGTTCTCTTTCGCGCCGCCCAGTTTTCTCCCGGCGGCCGGCTGGCCTGACAGCTCCGATACCTTTGCAATCTGGCAGGAAGCGACCCCGGCGACCGTGACCGCCGTCGAGGGCGATCGTCGCAATCGCCTCATCACGATCGAGTTATCGCGCGCGTCCGAGGAGGTCGCACCGCAGAACTTCCGCATTGTCTTCGAACTCTTTGGCGGACAGAGCAATGCCTTTCTGCTCGATGCGTCCGGTACTATCGTTCAGGCGCTGCGCGTGATTGAAGACAAACGAAGACTGCGACCACGCGCGCTCTACCAGGCGCCACCGCCGCTGGCCGAGCCACCGCATTCCGGCGAAGTCCTGGTCTATGAGGACCATCAGCGCAGATACACGCTGCGCTTCGAGGGTGATCGATACGAAGTTCATGACGCCAACAGCAGTCTACCGCTCGCGACGTCGCCGTTGATCGAGCTGTTTCACTCCATCGAGTCACTGGATGAGTCGGAACGGCAGTTTGCCGAAGTCCGACGAAGCTGGCGCAACCGCATCAATCGCGAGATTGGTCGGCTGAGACAATTAATCGGCAAGCTCGCGATCGACCTCGTTGGATGCGCTTCCGCCGAGAAGTATAGCCGCTGGGGGGACCTGCTGATGAGCAATCCGCAAACGACCCCGCGGGACGGCATGGTCACGGTTACCGACTTCGATTCGGGCGCACCGGTCGAAATCGAACTCTTGCCGGGCAAGAGCGTCCTTGAGTCGGCAGCCAGCTATTACAAGACTGCGAAGAAGCTCCAACGCTCCAAGCCGCTCCTCACCGAGCGCATTTCCAAGGCTCGCGCCAAGATCGACGCCCTCTCGGACGCAGCCAACACGATAGACCGAGCCGGCTCGCCGGAGGCACTCAGCGACCTCATCCTGGCCTTGGGGCTTTCCGCCAAACTGAAGCGGTCCGATGATGACGCTCCCGAACAATCCAGGTACTACCGCATACTGCGCAGCAGCGAC
This genomic interval from Candidatus Zixiibacteriota bacterium contains the following:
- a CDS encoding DUF814 domain-containing protein; translated protein: MLTLAPAELSFDNCMIPKSAIITYFLARELDRAVAGALLHKVEYNKRGKTFRFLFASTPKLHLLFSFAPPSFLPAAGWPDSSDTFAIWQEATPATVTAVEGDRRNRLITIELSRASEEVAPQNFRIVFELFGGQSNAFLLDASGTIVQALRVIEDKRRLRPRALYQAPPPLAEPPHSGEVLVYEDHQRRYTLRFEGDRYEVHDANSSLPLATSPLIELFHSIESLDESERQFAEVRRSWRNRINREIGRLRQLIGKLAIDLVGCASAEKYSRWGDLLMSNPQTTPRDGMVTVTDFDSGAPVEIELLPGKSVLESAASYYKTAKKLQRSKPLLTERISKARAKIDALSDAANTIDRAGSPEALSDLILALGLSAKLKRSDDDAPEQSRYYRILRSSDGEKILIGKNSEGNDELTFKVARSYDLWFHAQQVPGSHVILVRPDKNRQPSRRSIEEAAAVAAFYSEMRKVTQVPVIYTERRYVRKMRKGAPGQVTYQNVKSLFIDPALPPTAKRDD
- a CDS encoding YicC family protein, whose translation is MIRSMTGYGKAAVSVNKKKVSIEITSVNNRFLELSLRLPRVFAEYESDLREAITGMVSRGKLSVLVTMEDNNVSPQTLILNEENAALYYKMFADLKKKFKLAGEISLADFTGLPELFNVAAAAALSKEEVAKLVDGVKHAVESLNKMRQREGKALGDDMIMRVKLISKAIDKIEKIYPQTVTRYRQRFQETLKKLLDDSTTRSADETRLRLDMELALLVDKADITEECVRLRSHCDAFAAAIKAEGDTGKRLNFILQEMNREANTIGSKAALYEISAEVIRIREEIEKLREQVQNIE